Proteins encoded in a region of the Miscanthus floridulus cultivar M001 unplaced genomic scaffold, ASM1932011v1 fs_356_3, whole genome shotgun sequence genome:
- the LOC136531458 gene encoding secretory carrier-associated membrane protein 6-like, with translation MHHDPNPFDEGSADDNPFSNGGGGGGKQQYGFRPTEPVGFGGAGRGDAVVDVPLETMGDSKSKAREFSSWESDLKRREADIKRREEALKNAGVPMEEKNWPPFFPIIHHDIANEIPANVQKLQYLAFASWLGIVLCLSWNFIAVIVCWIKEGDSKLFFLATIYALLGIPLSYLIWYRPLYRAMRTNSAFSFGWFFLCYLIHIGFCIIAAIAPPIVFHGKSLTGILAAIDTFSEHVIIGIFYFVGFALFCLETLLSIGVLQKVYMYFRGNK, from the exons ATGCATCACGACCCCAACCCCTTCGACGAGGGCAGCGCCGACGACAACCCCTTCTCC aatggaggaggtggaggcggcaAGCAGCAGTACGGGTTCCGGCCGACTGAGCCCGTCGGGTTCGGCGGCGCCGGCAGGGGCGACGCCGTCGTCGACGTCCCGCTCGAGACCATGGGG GACTCGAAGAGCAAGGCGAGGGAGTTCTCGTCGTGGGAATCAGATCTGAAGCGGCGAGAGGCG GATATCAAGAGGAGGGAGGAGGCGCTGAAGAATG CTGGCGTGCCGATGGAGGAGAAGAACTGGCCACCATTCTTCCCCATCATCCACCATGACATTGCCAATGAGATACCAGCCAATGTGCAGAAGTTGCAGTATCTTGCATTTGCAAGCTGGCTTG GAATTGTGCTTTGCCTGTCCTGGAACTTCATTGCTGTCATAGTCTGCTGGATCAAGGAGGGAG ATTCAAAGTTGTTTTTCCTTGCAACAATCTATGCTTTGCTTGGAATTCCTCTGTCATATTTGATATGGTATAGGCCACTCTACCGTGCAATGAG GACTAACAGTGCTTTCAGTTTTGGATGGTTTTTCCTGTGTTACCTG ATCCACATTGGTTTTTGCATAATTGCTGCCATTGCTCCACCAATTGTATTTCATGGGAAATCATTAAC TGGTATTCTGGCTGCGATTGACACCTTCTCTGAGCATGTGATAATTGGG ATCTTTTACTTTGTGGGGTTTGCACTGTTTTGTCTGGAGACACTGCTGAGCATTGGGGTTCTTCAG AAAGTGTACATGTACTTCAGAGGGAACAAGTGA